From a single Grus americana isolate bGruAme1 unplaced genomic scaffold, bGruAme1.mat scaffold_335, whole genome shotgun sequence genomic region:
- the LOC129200592 gene encoding ankyrin repeat domain-containing protein 7-like: protein MHRLIGLLRSVRERSTSGSASAPGAAGASELREKGQGALHSAAASGDLAELQRRWWWWQRLRINRRDAKKQTPLHLACANGHADVVRFLAGKKCQLNPRDSLKKSPLMKAVDHQHKDCVTILLEHGAKPNLKGAGGNTALHMAAVIPSKPLVELLLEHNAHIDAQNEDPSYDCCSCWEYEYNKKPSSTWC from the exons ATGCACAGGCTCATCGGGCTCCTCAGGAGCGTGCGGGAGCGCTCGACGTCCGGCAGCGCTTCCGCGCCCGGCGCCGCCGGGGCCTCCGAGCTCCGGGAGAAGGGCCAGGGCGCGCTGCACAGCGCGGCCGCCAGCGGTGACCTGGCCGAACTGCAGCGgcgctggtggtggtggcagagaCTCCGCATCAACAGGCGGGACGCGAAGAAGCA GACGCCTCTGCATCTTGCTTGCGCGAATGGCCATGCAGACGTTGTGCGATTTCTAGCAGGAAAGAAGTGCCAGCTAAACCCTCGTGACAGCTTGAAGAAATCGCCGCTGATGAAG GCAGTAGACCACCAGCACAAAGACTGTGTGACTATTCTGCTGGAGCACGGTGCCAAACCCAACCTCAAAGGTGCTGGCGGCAACACTGCCCTTCACATGGCTGCTGTCATTCCTAGCAAACCTCTAGTGGAGCTGTTACTTGAGCACAATGCCCATATCGATGCTCAGAATGAG GACCCCTCTTATGATTGCTGTTCTTGCTGGGAATATGAATACAATAAAAAGCCTTCTTCGACATGGTGCTGA